TGTGATTGTGATCATTTATCAGTGTTGGTGTTATTGAACAGGATGACAGAGCCACAGCCGAACTACTCGGCGTATCGTGAAGCTAGTTTCGGTCATGGAATACTGGAAATTAAGAACAGGACTCATGCTTACTTTGGCTGGCATCGAAATCAAGACGGTTATGCTGTGGAAGCCGATTCCCTATGGTTGCACAATAGATATTGGAGCGTTTCAGATTCAGAAGAATTATCTGTAGCCACTGCCACCATATGATTTTACCTTGTGTCGCTTTAGCTAGCAAGCTCAATTATATCTGTCAAGGTGTTTTTATTCATTGCAAAACTTACAAGTTTTACTTCCAGTAAAAGTAAGGTATTGGAAATAAATGGCTAAAACTGGAATAACCATTAACCAAGCAGGTGGTGGTTGCCTTGCGACATGGAAAATGGCACCCCAGGAATTCTATATTAGACTCGATCTTTGTAAAAACTCTGGAAACAGCCAAAACATTGTAGAATCTCTATACTATTTGGGGGGGAGGGGTAAAGTAGTAGTACTAAGCATCTTTTTTTCATAAAGATAATGCATGTGGGTTTGGAAATGTGAGGGAGATCTCTATTAATGAAGTGAGGGAGGGTTCCATGATTGCTGTTCTTAAAACTCATTAGGGAAAATATATGTAAGCCGAGTTTTTTCAATCTctaatttttagttaaaagttaaaaaaaaaatgtgacttaatttttttttaccgacagtttgaataataataaaaaaacagttATTTATAATTCACTATTTATAGATTTGACATTAGTGCTTTTATATGTTAGATAGATTATGGTACTTAATCTTGTCATAATTGATGCTTTGTTCCTGTCAAAATAGAACAGAAACTATCCGTTCATctgttttttcctttttgtttctctCTTTGGTTTTCATATGGCTATAGATAATAAAGTTAGGTTTAATTCTATTATTAGATCCTGTAActttttttaagttataaatatagtatttgtacttttaattttgttattttcaatctttgtacttttagaatttgtaatttttagttCTAACAAAAAATAactattaattcattaaattgtgttctgttattttttaaatttaatgtgtCAAATATATATTACATGCATATTGTTATGTCTGTTTGTTATTTCACATATTACTTATAAAAAAAGTCAGTTAATAGATTTAACCATTCGTTTGtatcaagattaaaattttaaaattttaaaaaataaaactactaAAAATGATCCAATTGGTAAACATGGACTGAATCTATAACTTTACACATGGTAcaataatttaaccaaacaaatttaactgtTACCGTTGATTaggaaaaaatttttaaaaattaaaaaatacaagtactaaaattgatcaaattaaagtagaggtactaaatttacaatttacacAAAGTATAGGGTGTTATAGCGAAATTTGACCATAAAGTTATGTAGATCAAAGCTAAAGTTTAacatatttaaatgaaattaaagatttaaaaggaaaaaaaggaggGGACAAATACAGAAAGCAATTAGATTGAAATATTGCAGACATATGTCTTCAATGATTGTCTGCACATTTTCAACCCTCCATTAGTTATTCCATTGGTTACTTTAGGCTTATCactacaattttatcattttttaaagaataatcAGATCATATTTTggtattaaattaataaactCACTCATGTCTGAATATAAAAATGGGTGTGCATTAGGTTTAATGATCAGACCTTCCTCTAATTAACTGCAGTCGACTGTGGTTCATATCTTGAAACCACTTAGACAACTCCTTaatcatggttaaatttttatcTCATAACAAAACCTAGGAGAATAATAAAGAAgataagaatattatttaattctTACTTTTTTGACGTGTGGCAGATCCATTTTACAATTTCCTCAGTTTTATGTATTGTATTCTTATAGAAGTTATTCATTCTATTGAAAGCATATTCTAAAAATAGACACTAGTGAAGGGAATTTTACCAAACTGTCAAAATATACATGAACTAGAAACCAAGGGTCAGTTTCAGTAGGTATGTTGAAGAGATTCTACTAAGATGGCCTTGCTGAAAGTCTTTGACCCTTGTGCTATTTGTCTCCTCTGTTTGGTATTGAGTGCATCTGAGTTGTGCAATGGAGGAATAACTGGTAACTTTCTAAGGAAAGAGTATTCTCCAGATATGCCCCTTGACAGTGATGTTTTCCAAGTTCCTCCTGGTTATAACGCACCTCAACAGGTAATGCTTATTTCTCTTATTAAACTTCTTCCAATATTTTAATGGGTTGTTTTAAACCTTAGATAGCTGGTTTTCTGAATCATGATAGGTCCATATAACACAAGGGGATACTGATGGGAGGGGAGTGATCATCTCTTGGATAACTCCTGATGAACCTGGCTCTGACACAGTTCTCTACTGGTCTGAAAATAGTAAGAATAAGAATCGTGCCGAGGGGATTTTTGTCAGATATAAGTTCTTCAATTACACTTCAGGGTACATCCATCACTGCACCATCAAGAACCTGGAGgtattctttttctctttttaatcaGGTTTTTCATCTTAAGAagcttaatttagtttatttattagtTAATATGACCATAAGCCAAGTTTAAGAGAATTATCTGGGTATAATTAGAGCTTCATTTCACATTCTGCAGTATAACACCAAATACATGTATGAGATTGGAATAGGATATACTATCAGACGATTCTGGTTTAAGACTCCTCCAAGAACTGGCCCTGATGTTCCTTACACTTTTGGTCTGATAGGTAACATCTATGTCACCGTCTTACTAACTTTTGGTCTTTGTCGCCTCTGATTTGTCTGATTATACTCTCATAAATTGATTACAAAGTATTGCATGGATTATTTTTATCTGAGTCCTAATTGAGCACTTTGGAACAGGGGATCTTGGTCAAACACATGATTCAAATGTTACACTCACACATTATGAATCAAATCCAAAAAAAGGGAAAACAGTCTTGTTTTTAGGGGACCTCTCATACTCAAATGACTATCCGTTCCATGATAATACTCGGTGGGATACATGGGGAAGATTCATAGAGAGGAATGCTGCTTATCAGCCTTGGATTTGGACTGCAGGGAATCATGAACTTGATTTTGCTCCTCAGCTTGTATGTCGTTTAACTCTTCTTCCACTGACTGGAACTGCATATTATTCATCTTCCATCTACAACCTTTTACCGATTCCACAACCATTTTACTGTAATCTGCTTCCCTGTACTGTTGCCTATGCACACGAGCAGAATGTCCTAAAACGTCGTTATGTTGCAGGAAGAAACTACACCCTTTAAGCCATATATGCACCGTTATTATGTCCCATTTGCATCATCGCATAGTACATCTCCATTATGGTATTCGATCAAGAGAGGCTCAGCTTACCTAATTGTTTTATCGTCTTATTCAGCATACGGTAAGTATATATGGAAGACAACAAAAGGTTACAGACATTTTTGTTTCTTGTAAAGCTGATTTCCAATTTTGATTTCAACAGGAAAATCCACTCCTCAATACAAATGGCTAAGAGATGAGCTACCTAAAGTGGATAGAAGCAAGACCCCATGGTTGATTGCTCTTATGCACTGCCCAATTTATACTAGTAACTCGCATCATTTCATGGAAGGAGAAACCATGAGAGTGGTGTTTGAGTCATGGTTTGTCAAGTACAAAGTGGATGTTGTATTTTCAGGCCATGTTCATGCCTATGAGCGATCCGTTAGTACCATCCATTTTTTAATCCAAGGCGGTTTTTTCCCCTTCCAAGCTCTGTTTTGTGCTTAGCTTAGTACCTCAATGCTTCCATTTGACTCCCATTGTTTAGGGTTGCAGAAGCGTATATCAAATATTGCATATAATATTGTGAATGGAATGTGTACTCCTGTTGATGACCAGTCTGCACCAGTCTACATTACCATTGGAGATGGAGGAAATCATGATGGACCAGCTATAGGGTAAATATTAATGCTTATTTGTAGATATTAATGCTTTTATTATATGATCCTACTATGATATTGACTGAGCATTCTCTGTCTGGATTATGCAGCATGATGGAACCACAGCCCAACTTCTCAGCCTATAGGGAGGCTAGTTTTGGTCATGGTATATTCGATATCAAGAACAGGACACATGCCTATTTCAGTTGGCACCGAAATCAAGATGGATATGCTGTCGAAGCTGATTCTTTCTGGTTTCACAACAGTTACTGGAATCCCTTAGGGAAATCCTTTGTAGCTCAACACTAATCAATCATTCATCCAAACTAGTTCTTACAATATAGTAGTGGTTAAACTGTAACGTGCCTCTGTCTGTcatgaaagaaaaatatattttggatTTTAAGATCAGTGTGAACATAAATTGTCAGCAGAAAACAAGTGTGTGAACACAATTTAAATTTGTCATTTTGttggaaaaacataaaaaaccaaATTAAGAAATGTCTTTTCTTTGCACGTATACCAGGAAAAATAAAAACGGATGTTATGTGCACGAAAAAAATTGCGCTTGCTGACAAGAGAAAATGGAAGACAGCAAAGGTTTCATCAATATTAAAGTGCGCAATCGCAGACGTTTCTTACCAAACATGGATTcttggttttttctttttcaccttaatttttattgaaaacgtAGTGAATTCTTCAACATCTGCAAATAGTTCTTAAGGATGATGAACGCTGATTTATACAAACTTGAGTTGATTAAGTTTAGCCCTACCATTGATGACTGAATCAAGCAATGATGTAGAAGAAGTACTTACTACTAATGgtggacaataataatgtaacattttttttctatatatatattttccactAAGTAGTCTTAGAAATTATTCTATGACAAGACATATATTGCACATGTTGATTTTATACAAACGTTATACGCTTCGACACAGAAGCCGGCTAGAACAGCACGTGACTTATATATACACTTACAGaaacaaaaacgtaaaaaaacaaaacaaaacaaaacaaaaccctTAAGCCAAGACAAACCCAGAAAAACCCATGATGTATTCATGGCTATTACTATATGAGTATAGACTGTAGAGTGTAGACAGTAAGGACACAACATTTATAATATctatatacacatatatgcaccCTATCCCTAAGTATGTATAGTTTCAGGTTTCCACGTAAGTTAACATCTAGCTTTGGTTTACATGCACCAGGGGGATTGCAAGGCGTCCCAGCCAGTTACATCCACAAGGCTGCTTGCAAAACTGCCAGGATCATCCATCACTGGAAAATCTAATGAGATAGCAGCTTCAGCCCAAATCGATTCATCTAAGACGGGCAAGTTCACACACATATTTTCCCAAAACCCGTCAATTCCATCTTCATTTTGTCCTAATTTTGCATTGTTCCCACCCGGGTTCCCTTGAGAATCAATTTTCTCGTTGGGGAAAGATATGACTGAGTCATTGTTGTACACAGGTTGTACATCATTGGTCCTGATAATTATTGGGCTATTTGATGAACACGTACCTGAATTATTCAGGTTTTGAGTTTGGTTCCCCATTGCAGCAGCCTGAGTATTGGTTGAAGGTGGTGGATACCGAGGGCCGACACATAACTCTGGCAAGTTGAGCTTGGCTTCATAGCCGTAGAGTTTGCGAGCGGCAGCATCATAAGCCATTGCAGCTTCATGAGAGGTGTCAAAAGTTCCAAGCCAAAGACGAGCACCACGGTTGGGTTCACGAATTTCAGCCACCCATTTGCCCCAAGTTCTCTGCCTGACACCTTTGTAAGTGCAGAGAGCATTCTCTGGACCTCCCTTGCCTCTCATGCACCCTTTTCTGGAGCTAGCTTGAGCAGGCCTCCTTATTTGTTTTCGCTCTCCAAACCCACCCATCATTGATGTTGACATTGTTCCAAGAGAGAACCAAAGGGGAAGCAAAATAAAAATGAGGAAAGTGATTGATAAGCACATTGTCTGAAAGGGAGGGTGACTGATGGTATTTATATGACAGTAAAGGGAGATAAGAGCTCCAACGGGTGTAATTAAGCTTGACCGAAACGTGTCTTAAGGTGGATTTGGGATGAAACTTGGCATGGAGACCTTGTTTGCTCGTGTCGACAGCAAACTCACTGTCATTTCTCCTAGACACACTTGGCCTAGACTCTTGTCTGTACACAAGCTCAGGTGGCAAAGAGGAAGgagaataaaaaaaacaaaaaagggggGGATGGATAATGGTCAATGTAGGGAAATGGAGAACGGCGTGTTTGGGTGATCGGTTGAAGATAAGAACGTGGGGGAGGGTTCCGAAGAGGAACACATGACAAATGACAAACTAGAGAGGGGGATTTGATACGTGGGGGCTCCCAGGTACATTGAAGTGGTGGGGGCTTTGGCAGTCAGTGTGAACTGTGAAACCAGGTTCAACAATGGCTTTGCAATGCATTCATGCATCAAACAAGTGGGGCCCATGCTACCATAACTTTTTCCCACAAAGATCCCTTCGTACACTGAATCATTCCCGAGTCGGAATATGAATATGAAATCAGGGTTACAACTCGGTTGTCTTCATCCTATTTCATCTTGTATCTAGACTAGAAAGCCCTGCTGCTTTCTCGTGTCGTGTTACTCTTTTGTCAGAAATTCCCGGGATACTATCTCTCTTTCACTTTTTTAGTCGTCGTTCAAACTCAATTTACGTTTCACTCTTATTATGAAAATACTTCTAAATTGGTTTAACTTATCTAAAACTCTATTGTACTATTTagaatatatattcaatattaaaaacattttttttataaatttaagtaaatattttattagaaaataatttacgctttcaaaaaccaattttcattttcagaaaaaaagaaagtttttttCAAAATATGGGAAATGAGAAAAATGCAAAAGCCAGCGTTGCTATCAATACAAATCTTTCCAAGTAAAGCAAGCTAAAAGTGGAGCATTCCAGTCACATATGGTAAGAACTAAGAAGTCTAGCCTCTTCCTTGACGCGATTAATGAAGAATTGCACTTTCTATCCATTTTTTCATAAGAGTTATTGCATGCAAAAGCAGCCCACCAAGACCAACTTCGCGTGCGGACTTCCATTTGAACCCAAATAACGAaatcaataattatattatagAAAGGACTCGCTCAATATGTTGAGATGGCCGAGTTGGTCGGGCGTGGGTTCAAATCCCACTCTCAAcataaatttttcttatttttcagcTTTTGTTCAAAGCTTACTGGTTTGCAGGGCCATGGACTTAAAATTGGCTGAAATGAGTTTGGGCCATGACTTTTAGCAAACAAGCAACTGGGCTAAATCGAAGAATGATTAGGAATTTTATAACACCCAACCCAATCATCCCCGCAAAATATATTCCTTATGCTAAGGATTAAGAAAACATTACtactaaatataattaatttattatcataaaatatctaaaaatggTCTTCTACTTATGTAATATTAACATACCTTTATAATTTATCTTAATCTAGTGGTGTTTGTTCTACTATTACTAAAAACGAGTTTTAGGATTTCTGCTGCAGAGGCAGCCACCCCCATTGCTACATTGCAAAATCCCCAGTGCTTTAAAACGCTGCTTCACGAGAAGATGCACACTTCAATAAGAGCATGAACATCCAGATGCACCCAAAATGAAGGCTACATTCAAAAAAAGTTCAAAGTGTAAGTCCTTATTTTTCTCAAAAGCAAAATGAGAATTTGctgttaatatttaatatattatttttcaatttgatatcATCAAAACTTAGGAACGGGCTTTATGGAGCTTAATACTTGATTCAGATTTCAGGCAAAGATTGGTCTTACGCGGCTTACTCTATAGCCCGTCACTTGTTTCAATTTGGACCAATGAATACACGACGTAGttgaaattaaaggaaaaaacCAAGAAGAAACCGACAAAACACAAGCCCGAAGCTTTGGGAATTCATTTTTAACCTAGTCATCcgattttactttttttttttcccGACAAGGCGAAGATGATAAAGGAGGGTGTGGTCGTTTCGGACAATTTACTTACTCATTGTAAGAAAGCCATGTTTTCAATTCCTCTTTGGTTGCCCATATTTCTAGGCAACTTCAGTCAGCTAAAAAGATATAGACCATTTAAAAGACCCAGATCACCCCCCTTCTTTTTCTCAAACAAAAAACAATGGAACCTCTTTTGGCTTCCTTTCTGCtatctttccttcttttctttgacCTTTCTTCTGCTGCTGCTTCTCCCTCCCATATCTCCAAGAAATTTGAAACTTGGTGTCAACAACATGGAAAAAGTTACTTATCCGAGGAAGAAAAATCTTACAGGCTTAAAGTCTTTGAAGACAACTATGCCTTTGTTACTCAACACAATGCTATGGTCAATTCTTCTTATTCTTTGGCTCTCAATGCCTTTGCCGATTTCACTCACCACGAGTTTAAGGCCTCCCGCTTGGGTCTCTCCGGTGCTGCCATTCAGTTTAGGCGCCCCAACCTTCGAGAGCCGCGCCTTGTTCGGGACATCCCGGATTCATTGGATTGGAGGGAGAAAGGTGCCGTGACTCAGGTCAAAGATCAAGGGAGTTGTGGTATGCTCAATTTTTTATTGTCCTTTTTTGGGTGATTAACAAGCACTGATTTAAGCTTCATCTAGATCACATAGCTTATTTGGCCTATTTTATAATTACCAGAAAATTGAACATACCGTTTGTCTTAATAGACTGCTGTATGATTATTTGGGAACTTAGATAAGCGATGATCCCTCTGGTTTTGAATGATTCTTAGTTCTTTCTAGACTTTTGCAGTTTCCCTTTTAAATACTTAGATTTTATTGGATTAATTTTAATACATCCATTGTAATGCGAAAAATTCTCTCAAGTTAATGTAAATATATCTCATTTACTCTCCCTGCTTAATTTGAATTGATTATGTTATGTGCAATTGAAAAGAAACCACTCATTTGATTTCTCTTCCTTCTATTTCCTGTTTTCACTCTTCTGTTTTATGGTTCTTAGAGTTTGGTTCAAATATGTATTATGATTATGAATAGGTTTATTCCAACATCATAAGTCATACATGGAAATGTTACAGAGCAATCTTTTGAGTCACAACTTGTGGcttaaacttgtttttaatgtAATTTAGATGGAAACAAATCTTATTATTGTCCTTGTTTAGGTGCTTGTTGGTCATTCTCGGCAACCGGAGCTATAGAAGGTGTAAATAAAATTGTCACTGGATCTCTTATCAGCCTCTCTGAACAAGAATTGGTTGATTGTGACAAAACTTACAATACTGGCTGTGAGGGTGGGTTGATGGATTATGCGTTTCAGTTTGTCATCAATAACCACGGAATAGACACTGAAGAAGACTATCCTTATCAAGGTCGGGAACATACTTGCAACAAAGAAAAAGTACTGGTTTTTCAATTCCTTAAATCTTTTACTCTTGTCAAAAAGTTTCGTGTTTGTTCAATAACCTCAGTTTTGATATCTGTGGTAATTTGTTACAGCTGAAACGACATGTGGTAACAATTGATGATTACACTGATGTGCCTATGAATAATGAGAAGAAACTGTTGCAAGCGGTGGCAACTCAACCTGTGAGTGTAGGTATATGTGGGAGCGAGAGAGCATTTCAATTGTACTCCAAGGTTGGTTATAAGTTTTTAACTTCTGATAGTTTTCAAAATTTACTTTTGTTGATCCGTTATAGTTATGATTAGTGATTATTTATGTGGCAGGGGATATTCACTGGTCCATGCTCAACTTCCTTGGATCATGCGGTGCTGATAGTAGGTTATGGTTCAGAAAATGGAGTGGATTATTGGATTGTGAAGAACTCATGGGGTAGGAGGTGGGGAATGAATGGCTATATTCATATGATACGTAACAGTGGCAAATCTGAAGGGATTTGTGGCATTAACATGTTGGCTTCCTATCCGATAAAGACTAGCCCAAATCCACCTCCTTCACCTCCTCCGGGGCCAACTAAGTGTGATTTCTTCACTTACTGTTCGGCTGGGGAAACCTGTTGTTGTACGCATCGCATATTCGGAATATGCTTTTCGTGGAAGTGTTGCGGGTTGGATTCAGCCGTGTGTTGCAAAGACAATCGTCATTGCTGCCCCCATAATTATCCAATCTGTGATACAAAGAACAACCAATGTCTCAAGGTTAGTAACAAGTTTTTCATTTCTATCTCAAGTAATTGAAGCATGGTTTGAAAAAGAGTCAGGTGATTTGTAATGTCAAAGTGATACTTGAAGGGCTCTTTTATGGTTgcagaggtttttttttttgtttttttgtttttttttgtgtgtgtgtgtttgattATTCCATACTAACGGACATTTTTATGCTTGCAGCGTGTTGGAAATGCCACAATAATGGAATCATCTGATACGAATCTCGCTTTTAGGAAGATCAGCAGTTGGTGATCCTTTGTTGACAATTGGATTCTATAGAATATATTCGGAGTTGTATTAGTAACACATTTTTCATTGGATTTTCCTTTTCATAACGCTGGAAATTTCTAAGTAGAATATCTACTTTTAAAATCTATGGATGTAAAGGcgcaattttacgtgaaaaagaAGGGgagctttttatttttatttttaaaggaaaCAATACATTGAAGATAATTGGTCTGGCAATGCCGGCTACCTTGCTTAACTAGTTGGTGTTGCTGCAACTGCACGGTTCAATTGGTGTTGGTTTATACGTTTCATTGAAATAAGACTGAAATTGCAGCGAAAAAGTCTTAACTGCATGCTTCAACCATGTTAATATCAATAATTCATTCAAGTGGCTAACAAGGAGCAATAGCTAATTGAAAAAACAAGCAGAGATTCCATATCCGTAATTTACAGTTCGTGTATAACGAATTACGCATCAAAATAGCTATATATTCACTGAAATTTTTCGCTTGATTAAAGTCCTCATCACGAAGAGGGAAACACGTCTTTCACGGCCGAGGCGGCCGACAAGTAATTAAgggtgttccttaaagtttcctTCTCTCTTTTTAACCTGGTGGCAGTGTCTTCCAACTCCAGTAAAGCCTGCTGCTCTCTCGGCGCCCCTTCGAATGTGCTCCCCACGAAGAAGGAAAAAGGGGTCGGAAACAGATTCCTCCTCAAATCCAGCGTTTCCTTTTCCGGTTTCCCGTTAAGACGATTCGATAACCGAATCACGTCTTTCATGTAAGTCTCCACTTCGCTGGCCAATCCTTCCAAATCTTCGTCCCCGGAGGGTCGGTCTTCGAGCCAATTGACTTCTGCGACAAGATAAGGCTTCGTACGGACAACGTTGGTGATACGGAACCGTTCCTGGCCTTTACATATGAGGAAGAAGCGGTCATCGACGAGACGCTCATGTTTGACGATCTCGCCGACGCAGCCGACGTCGGTGGTGCCGGTGACGGAGTCGGAGTAAATGACGCCAAAGCGGAGGTCGGTGTGGAGGAGCGTGTGCATCATAATGCGGTAACGGAACTCGAAAATCTGGAGAGGGAGGATAGCGCCGGGGAAGAGAACCAAGGGCAGAGGGAATATAGGGAGCTCTACGACGTCGTCTGGTTTAGAAGGATCTGTTTGGTGATGATCGGGGAAGGAAGAGGCCGAAGCTCGAAGAGAGCTGAGCCTGTGAAACCTGCGAGATTGAGAGAGAGAAGATGGCTTCAAAAAGGACTTCAACATGGGGTATGGATTGGCTGCGTTAGGGTTTATGGAAGGCTGGTGAGTGAGTGAAGAAGAAGAGTGAGAAGGTATTAGCTGAGGGAGAGCCATTGAGGTAAGACCAGAAGCTGTTCGAAGTTTTGCGTAAACGAAAAGAATAAGAAGAAGCTAAAACTGAGAGTACTAGTTTGAGTTACCCATTGTTGAAGAGAAGGAAAATACTTGCTTACTAGTAGCTCAGATATTTGTTTTTAGAAGGGCATTTGATATGTTGAAATGTATTCTGGAAAAGCTTAAGCTAGGGAAGAAAAAAACCAGTGGTATATGTGTTAAGAAGGAGTGGATAAAATTGTGGGGTAGAGGGAATTCGGGGCTGAAAATGTGGATTGGAGAATCCCACGTGGGAGTTTAGTTATCTGGATTTTTCTGGCCCATTTCTTCAACTTTTGGACGTAAATTTTTGCATTGGACAATTGTGGTGCTGCTGCCTGCTGCTTCATCATTTCATCACAAATGCAAGGGGAAAATAATATCTTTCTCAAGACTTGGATTTATCATTGATACAAAATTTGGGATAATGACCAAGAATTTTAACTGTTATTGACGACATGTATCGTGATTTTATTTGTTTCCAAATTTCCTGAAActaatgaaaatttatatatctaTCTACATATATTAATGTCACCTGTCAATTTTATTTAAAGTAGTAAATATTACTTTGAAcagatttttacttttttatattatattataaaatctaaaagctataagaattaaaaaaaaaaaagagttgagaGCCCAAAATTACATGACCTTTCATCATTCAACCTTACCCTTTTAGCATtgtgttaaataattatttcaaccttTCATCTTTTAACCTTATAAAtctgtttaataattaatttcaagTTATACCCACAATATGAATTTATTGTAATCTAATAATATATCATTGTATACAAAGGCACGTTCCACGTAAAGCAAAAATGGCCAAAGATGTTATGAAAAAGCTAGCGAGGGACAGACAAGTTGCGCTGCGCTTGGCAGCATTGATTGAGCAAGACAGGGAAGGTGCCGCTGCTGATGGCTGTTAGATAGTTTGGTTGGATCTTATCTAAACCTGTTCATGAGTCGAGCTATCCGTTCAGGTTTTAAGGCGCGTTCGAAATTTAGAAGAGTTTGAGGAAAATATTAGGCTCAAAAAATAGgattggataaaaaaattaagctCGTTTAAAGTATGGGTCGGGCTTAAACATTCAAGGCTAAAGCCTAACAAGCCTGACCCGATCCaatctatttttaagtttataatattttatattatgttatttgtatatattatgtaatttaaaacacattaaaaaattaaaaatatactaaatatataatactgctctaatgtaaacattaaaataattttaaaatgactatataaaaattttcaataaataaaaaattattaaatataaaaataaaataaatattttttaaaaaataatatgagtgaatttaaaatgtgtttggattagtcttttacaaatatagacagatttgaataaaattttaaacctataTTTTAGGTCGAGTTGCACTtggataaatataaaatatgttaatatcatacttaaactTTGCCCGGACCCAGTCCACGAGTAGCTTTAGTCTTTTCTCCTGATTACCTCATTTatacaaaaaatttatatattaattatttgttaGTGAATTTGACCCAATACAAAGAAAATGGATATTGTAAACAAAAATTCACGAGTTGGGCTTGTAAAGATAAACTCCAATCCAAATACAATAGACCTTTAACAAGGCTTGGGCTTGAGCTTCGGCAAAGCAACACGAGTTTATT
The sequence above is drawn from the Gossypium hirsutum isolate 1008001.06 chromosome A05, Gossypium_hirsutum_v2.1, whole genome shotgun sequence genome and encodes:
- the LOC107905477 gene encoding purple acid phosphatase, encoding MALLKVFDPCAICLLCLVLSASELCNGGITGNFLRKEYSPDMPLDSDVFQVPPGYNAPQQVHITQGDTDGRGVIISWITPDEPGSDTVLYWSENSKNKNRAEGIFVRYKFFNYTSGYIHHCTIKNLEYNTKYMYEIGIGYTIRRFWFKTPPRTGPDVPYTFGLIGDLGQTHDSNVTLTHYESNPKKGKTVLFLGDLSYSNDYPFHDNTRWDTWGRFIERNAAYQPWIWTAGNHELDFAPQLEETTPFKPYMHRYYVPFASSHSTSPLWYSIKRGSAYLIVLSSYSAYGKSTPQYKWLRDELPKVDRSKTPWLIALMHCPIYTSNSHHFMEGETMRVVFESWFVKYKVDVVFSGHVHAYERSKRISNIAYNIVNGMCTPVDDQSAPVYITIGDGGNHDGPAIGMMEPQPNFSAYREASFGHGIFDIKNRTHAYFSWHRNQDGYAVEADSFWFHNSYWNPLGKSFVAQH
- the LOC107905475 gene encoding lon protease 2, which translates into the protein MALPQLIPSHSSSSLTHQPSINPNAANPYPMLKSFLKPSSLSQSRRFHRLSSLRASASSFPDHHQTDPSKPDDVVELPIFPLPLVLFPGAILPLQIFEFRYRIMMHTLLHTDLRFGVIYSDSVTGTTDVGCVGEIVKHERLVDDRFFLICKGQERFRITNVVRTKPYLVAEVNWLEDRPSGDEDLEGLASEVETYMKDVIRLSNRLNGKPEKETLDLRRNLFPTPFSFFVGSTFEGAPREQQALLELEDTATRLKREKETLRNTLNYLSAASAVKDVFPSS
- the LOC121229439 gene encoding dehydration-responsive element-binding protein 2D — translated: MCLSITFLIFILLPLWFSLGTMSTSMMGGFGERKQIRRPAQASSRKGCMRGKGGPENALCTYKGVRQRTWGKWVAEIREPNRGARLWLGTFDTSHEAAMAYDAAARKLYGYEAKLNLPELCVGPRYPPPSTNTQAAAMGNQTQNLNNSGTCSSNSPIIIRTNDVQPVYNNDSVISFPNEKIDSQGNPGGNNAKLGQNEDGIDGFWENMCVNLPVLDESIWAEAAISLDFPVMDDPGSFASSLVDVTGWDALQSPWCM
- the LOC107905474 gene encoding zingipain-2, with protein sequence MEPLLASFLLSFLLFFDLSSAAASPSHISKKFETWCQQHGKSYLSEEEKSYRLKVFEDNYAFVTQHNAMVNSSYSLALNAFADFTHHEFKASRLGLSGAAIQFRRPNLREPRLVRDIPDSLDWREKGAVTQVKDQGSCGACWSFSATGAIEGVNKIVTGSLISLSEQELVDCDKTYNTGCEGGLMDYAFQFVINNHGIDTEEDYPYQGREHTCNKEKLKRHVVTIDDYTDVPMNNEKKLLQAVATQPVSVGICGSERAFQLYSKGIFTGPCSTSLDHAVLIVGYGSENGVDYWIVKNSWGRRWGMNGYIHMIRNSGKSEGICGINMLASYPIKTSPNPPPSPPPGPTKCDFFTYCSAGETCCCTHRIFGICFSWKCCGLDSAVCCKDNRHCCPHNYPICDTKNNQCLKRVGNATIMESSDTNLAFRKISSW